TTCTAAAGGTTTAGTAGAACCCATCCAAACAAATTTGTTCTTTTTCAAAATTACTTTAGTTCCGAATTCGGGTTCAAACTGGCTTCTTATTTGGCTTGAAATACCATCACAGGCTACGATGATGTTACTGTCTTTAAATTGACTGATGTCGTCAATGTTTTGTTCGAAATGAAGGTTAACGCCTTCTTCCTCGCAACGCTGGTGTAATAACTGCAACAGTTTTTTACGCGAGCAACCACAAAACCCATTACCCGCAATTGAAACACGTTCGCCATCGCGGTCAATAATGATATCATCCCAATAGGCAAAGTTGCTTCTGATTAATTCATAGGAAGGCAAGTCGCGCATCAAGAATTCACTCAGGGTTTCATCTGAAAAAACAACACCGAACCCAAAACTATCATCAGGACGATTGCGTTCGTAAACGTCAATCTGACAATCGGGCATTGCTTTTTTGGTTAGTATCGAAAAATACAAACCTCCAGGTCCGCCGCCAATAACTGATATTTTCATAATTATTTTTTCATAAAGTCAAAGGAACCTTTTCTGAGGTTGATTCCGTATTCAAGATATGCTTTAAGGCAGGCTAAAAAGTTAGACCATCCAAAAGAGTTGCCGCTCAGCCATTTTAATCCTTTTTCATTATTTGGATGGCTTTTTTCGGTTATGGTTACCAAGGTTATGGTGTCATGATTGAGTGCTTCGAGTTTTATTTCAACCAGTAATTCCATGTCATCAACAGGCCAGTAATAGGAAATGTATCGGTTTTTTTCGATTTTACCTACTCGAATAGGACATCTAAAATCAAATTCAGGCCATTTCCATATTAATTCTTTGCCTTCTTCCATTGTTCCAGTACTTTCGGAAATAAAGTATTGGATCATGTGCTCAGGATTGACAATGGCTTCAAAAACTTCGGCAGTTGGTTTGCCTACTTGCATAGCAGCTTTTATTTCTAAAACGTCTGTATTCATGTTGCTCGTTTAATTGAAAAAAGTTCACCCAAAGTTCCATAAAAAGAACCTGCCAAGCGCGCTACGGGTTGATAAACTTCCATGTTTATATGATTGTTTTCTGTGAGTATGGCATCATCAATGTGAATCATTTTTATTTCACCAATTACTACACATGCTGTTTCATTTCCGTTTTTGTCTTTGATGAAATGATGGTGCACCATTTCGCATTCAAAGTTTACTTTGCTTTCTTTTACACGTTTAGGCGCAATTAAAAGAGAATCAACAGGCGTAACACCTGCCAATTGAAATTCATCAACATTTGGTGCTACAGGCGCCGAAGTAGTGTTCATTTGTTCTGCAATGTCTACGCTTACCAAATTGGCCACAAACTGCCCCGTTTTTAAAACATTGTTGAGCGTATCTTTATTTTGGTTGTTGTCTCTTCGAGTTGAAAACATGACACACGGCGGTTCACTAGATACCATGTTGAAGTAGGAGAAAGGAGCAAGGTTGTTAATGCCATTTTCGTCAACAGTTGAAATCCAGCCGATTGGTCTTGGAATTACAGTTCCTGTTAATAGTTTGTAAAGTGTTGAATTATCAACCACTTCGGGGTTAAAGGTCATAGAAATTGATTTTCTGCCAAATTACTAAAAATTATAAAAAGGCTCAATCGTTTTCGTGATTTTTTGTTTTTAGATATTTATGGTTTGTTGTTTATAGTTTATAGTTTCATTTTCATCATTATATCTGTTTGTTCGTCGTTACCTAATTTGAAAATATGTTTGTCGAATTCGACAAAACCGTTTTTCTTGTAAAAGTTTATAGCTCTTGGGTTTTCTTCCCAAACGCCTAGCCAAACATATTCTGAACCTTTTTGTTTTGCAACTTCAATTGCTTTGTCATAGAGTAGTTGCCCGACGCTTTTTCCGTGAAACTCTTTGGAAACATAAATTCTTTCAATCTCTAGTGCTTTGTTGTCTTTCAATTCGGTTTGTGATTCTCCAAAATTTATTTTTAAATATCCAATTACTTCTTTTTCCAGTGTTGCAAAATAGAATTCAGAATCTTTATTGTTTAACTCTGCTGTTAGTTTTTCTTTTGAAAAACCTTCTTCCAAATAGGTTTTCATATTTTCTTCTGAATTAGATTCTGAAAACGTTTCTTTAAAAGTTTGTCTGCCAATTTTTTGTAATTGTTCTAAATCTGAAATGCTTATTTTATGGATTTTGATGTTTGACATTTTGCAAAAATTAGTTTAATTGCTTGGAGTAAAAGAATAATCAAAAGGAAAAAAGTTTAATTACTTCAACTCTGAAAGGATTAACTTTTTCTGTTTGAAAGTGTTTTTCATGGCTTTTTCTCTTACTGCTGCATCTTTGCTGTTGATGAGGTCGAAATATTCGACAGGAACTACTTGCCATGACAAACCGTATTTGTCTTTACACCAACCACAAGAACTTTCCTGTCCGCCATTTTTGGTCAGTGCATCCCAGTAGTAGTCTACTTCTGCTTGGTCTTTACAATTGATGACTATTGAAATGGCTTCGTTGAATTTAAACATCGGTCCTGCAGCAAGAATAGAAAATTCTACACCTGCAATTTCAATTACTGCCGTATCAAAGCTACTGTCAACTCCGCTTTCTGGTGGGTTTTGGTATTGGTGGTATTCTTTTAGTTTGCCATCCTTAAAGATAGAAAGGTAGTATTCGGCTACTGCTTTTGCATCTTTTTCAACCCACAGACAAGGTGTTATTTTCTGTGGAATATTGTTTTTTTCAGTATCATTCATAACGTTGGTTTGATTAATGGTGTTTTCGGTTTTGTCTTTCTGATTGGAATTGGTGCAGGAAATGGTTAAACCAAGAACAAGCACTACTGCAAAGATAAATTTACTTGTTTTCATATTCGTTATTTTTTTAAGTTGCTCAATAATTCGCTTAAATAGGTTAATGTCATAGTGAAACCTTCTTTGAAGCCCATTTCAATCATTCTTTGCATGCGTTCTATAGAGTCGTTTTTGATAGTGATGCTCACTTTTGTAATTCCATTTTGTTCACTAAAATTCAAATCCCAGTCAGAACCTGGTAAGTTCGGGTTTTCATCTTTATCGGCAAAAACACTAAAGAATTTAAAATTCGTTTTGGGAGTAATGGATTTATACTCTTGAAGCTGCCACATTTCGTTTCCTTCAGGGCTAACCATGGCATAAAATCTTCGTCCGCCAACTTTAAATTCCATGGCTTTTGTTCTCGATTCATAAGGTTTTGGTGCCCACCATTGGTCAAGAATTTCTTGTTTGGTAAATGCATCCCAAACTAATGAAAGTGCAGCGTCAAATTCGCGCTCCACTACTACAGTGCCGGTTGATTGGTCAACCTTGAAGTCAAATAGTAAATTATTCATTTTTATCTTTTTTAATTGTTGCTAATACATCATCCAATTGGTTGAATTTGGTTTCCCAAATTGTTCTGAATTGTTCTATCCACTTGTCAATTTCTTTCATTTTATCAATTTCGAGTGAGTAGTATATCTCGCGTCCTTTTTGTTCCTGTTTCACCAGGTCGCATTCGGTTAGGATACGTAAGTGTTTGGACACTGCCTGTCTTGTTGAATTAAAATTATCGGCAATAGCATTGGGTGTCATTGCCTGTGTTGCGATTAAGGTGATGATTACTCGTCTTGTTGGGTCTGCAATGGCCTGAAAAATATCTCTACGCATTAGTTGTTTTAAATTTATGAAACAATTTGGTTGCAAATATATGTGCAACTTTTCGGTTTCGCAAATTTATTTTACTGATTGTTGATAAGTTACGAGAGATTATCGATTGGAAATGGTTGAGTTTTGTTGTTAAAAGGTACTTATCGGGTACTGTTTTTTAACATCCAAATGGAACCGTTTTTTGTGGTTAATTTTTCTAGATTTCCTTTTATAGTTAAGTCGTTTAATATTTTTTCGCTTTCGTTTCTTGGAGTTTCTGATAATTCGGAGAACTCTTTTGCGGTTAGCGAATGGTGTTTAGCAAACAATGATGCCCAGGTTTTATTGTAGTTGGTTTTAGACGCTTCAGGATAAAGTTTGATTAGTGCATTTTCGAATGCTGTGTAGGGTTTTGAACCATATACCATTTCGGTATTGCCCGATGCGTTTGTAAAGAACATCGTTGGAAAACCTCTTACACCTAGTTGTCTTCCGAGGTTTAAATCTTCATTAAAAAGTTCTTTGGCTTTTCCTTCATAATCGGTTTTGAATTTTTCTGTGTTAAGTCCAACATTCTTTGCAGCCAGTTCTAAATACTCCCATTTGGTTATATTCTTTTTTTGAAGAAAAACCATTTCTCTTATTTCACGAAGAAACAAAATAGCTTTTTCCTGGTTTTGCATTTGAGCTGCTTTAAAAGCAATTGAAGGCGGATAGGACGAAGGCAAAGGATCTTCGAGCCAAACGTTGCCATCTATAGGCATATCGTAGTAAATGCTTACTTTATCCCAATGATGAGCAACATCTGAAGGTTTGCTGATGCCACCACTGTTATAACTCCAATCGGGAAGCAAACCGCCCATTCTGTATTCGATTTCTATGTTGTTTCCATATTCTGATTTCAGCTTTCGCAGTTGTGGTTCGATACCCCAACATGAAGAACAAATTGGGTCGGTATAGTAAATTATTTTTACTGGTTTTTTTTCTGATTTTTCAATGTTGCTTTCTGTTGCTGTGGATTTGTCTGAAGGGATTTCGCAAATGCCGCTTTCTGGATTGCATAGTAAAGGATTATTTTGTTCCTGCATGTTTTCTTTTTTTTGAGATTGGCAACCTGTGGTGCTTATTGCAAATAATGTGATTAAAATAAGATGAGTTAAATTCATTTTTTTGAAAAGCTACTTCAACCATTTGGTTAACTTTGCGCAAAGTTGAGAACTTAAAAACAACTATGCAATAAGTCAGAAATTCATGACTACTAAAAAAGACACTGTTGATAGCCAAACTTGTCCTGCACAAGGACTTTTAAAATTACTGTCAGGGAAATGGAAACCCGAAATTTTTCGTTTGGCAGTAGAAGGACCTTTGCGGTTCAGTAGTTTGTTGCGTCAAATAGAAGGTTCCAACAAGCAGACGTTGTCTGTTGCTTTAAAAGAGCTGGAAGAAGTTGGCATGTTAGAAAAAGTGGTTATCCGACAAAAGCCTTTGCATATTGAATACAATCTTACCGAAAAAGGAATGTCGTTAGTGCCTGTTTTTAAACAATTGGAGAGTTTTTGATAGTATTGATTAGGGAAAAAGACAAATAAGTTATTGTTTATAATCTCTAAGCAGTGGACTTTTACTTCTGAGGATTTGAATTTATTGAGAACCACTTTGTTAGGTTTCCAACGAAATGACAAAGTGTGTGGATAATGATTGTTGAGATTGCAATACTTTGCTTGCAATGACAAAAACAGGAGAAAACGTTTTGAATTACATGATTGACGTTTGTAAATACATGCCCTAGGTTTACAAATACATGCCTTGCGTTTGCAATTACACACCTTACGTTTGCAATTACACACCTTACGTTTGCAATTACATGCCTTACGTTTGCAATTACATGGGTGACATTTGCAATTACATGCCTGTACGTTTTGATTACATGCCTGTACGTTTCAATTACATGGGTTAACGTTTCGATTACACGCTTGTACGTTTCAATTACATAGGTTAACGTTTCAATTACACGCCTGTACGTTTCAATTACATGGGTTAACGTTTCGATTACACGCCTGTACGTTTGGATTACACAGCTGTTCTTGTATATTACATTGTTGGATTATTAAAAGTAGCTAATTTACATACCATCACCTCCAAAACTGAAATCGGGCGTCCAAGATGCAGCTGCAATAACAACAACTATAATAACAGGAAAAGCAATTAATACAATAGTGCTTATAGTAGAATTTTTTTTATCATACTTATGTATAGAAGCAATTTTTGTGGTATCTAAAGCGGTCTTTTTAAATGTTTTATTAACCTTGTTTAAGCCATAATAAACGCTGTCTACCTTTTCAATTTGGTCAAACTTTAATTTGGTTTTTGAAGTTGTTTTAACCGCTACTTTGTCTTTAGTAAGCACTGCGGTATCAATTGAAATAGATTCTTGTTTATAAACAGCACAACTTTCTAGCATAATCGGCAGTGCCAATAAACCACAGATTACTTTCATTTTTAGATTTTTTGCTTTCATGATTCTAATATTTATATAGTTAGGCATCATAGCAAAAGAGGTACATAAAGGTATATTAAATTTTGTTTCGTTAAACAAAAAACAATTACTTTTTTAAGTGTATTTGTTTGAAAAATAAAAGGTTATGTGATTGTGTTCATAAGTCTGATGGTATAAGACGAAAAAAACCTAACAAGCTTTTACACTCATTAGGTTTTCCATCAAATCAATCAACCAATTATTAGGAGTTATTCAACCATTTCCGTTTGATTTCTAAAAACCAGTTTACCATCAAAACTATCCAAAAGGATAATGCTATCAGTAGTAATGTTTCCTGCCAATATTTCTTTACTCAATTGGTTTAAAACCTCACGTTGAATCACGCGTTTTACAGGTCTTGCTCCAAAGTGTGGGTCATATCCTTTCATCGCCAAATAATCTATAGCTTCTGGAGTAGCATCCATAGTGATGTTTTGTTGTGCCAACATTTTTGTCACACTATGCAATTGTAACCCAACAATTTCGAGTATGTTTTCATTGCTTAACGGAGTAAACATTACAATTTCATCAATACGATTGATAAACTCAGGTCTAACCGTTTGTTTTAATAAGCCCAACACTTCTACTTTAGCAGCTTCAGTGGCAGCTTCAACAGAACCTTTGAGGTTTTCAAACTTTTCTTGTATAATATGACTTCCCATATTAGACGTCATGATGATGATAGTGTTTTTAAAGTCGGCAACTCTACCTTTATTATCCGTTAATCTTCCTTCGTCTAAAACTTGCAGTAAGATATTAAATGTATCAGGATGTGCTTTTTCAATTTCATCCAAAAGCACTACGCTATATGGTTTTCTTCTGACAGCTTCGGTCAATTGTCCGCCTTCATCATAGCCAACATAGCCTGGAGGAGCACCAACCAATCTGCTCACACTGTGGCGTTCCTGATATTCACTCATATCAATACGCGTCATGGCGTTTTCATCATCAAATAAGTATTCGGCCAATGCTTTTGCAAGCTCCGTTTTACCGACACCTGTTGTTCCTAAGAATAAGAACGAACCAATTGGCTTCTTGACATCCTGTAATCCTGCACGGCTTCTGCGAACCGCATCACTAATTGCTTCTATGGCTTCTTCCTGACCAATTACTCTTTTGTGCAATTCATCTTCCAGGCGTAATAACTTTTCACGTTCGCCTTGAAGCATTTTCATCACCGGAACACCTGTCCATTTAGCAACAACTTCGGCAATGTCTTCTCGTGTTACTTCTTCTTTTATTAAAGAAGTTCCCGCTTGATTTTCTGCCAATTGTTTTTGATAAACATCCAGTTGTTCTTGCGCTTCTTTTATTTTTCCGTAACGCAATTCGGCTACCTTACCATAGTCACCATTACGTTCGGCTTGTTCGGCTTCTAGTTTAAAATCTTCAATTTGTTGTTTTACATTTTGAATATTGTCAACAACATCTTTCTCTGATTTCCATTTGGCAAAAATCTCGTTGCGTTCTTCTTTCAGATTAGCCAAATCTAATCCTAATCCTTTTAGTTTCGTTTCATCATTTTCACGTTTAATAGCTTCAATCTCAATTTCCAACTGCATTATCTTTCTATCCAAAACATCCAATTCTTCGGGTTTTGAATTGATTTCCATTCTAAGTTTTGAAGCCGCTTCGTCCATCAAGTCAATAGCTTTATCCGGAAGAAAACGATTTGTAATATAGCGTTGTGATAATTCAACTGCGGCAATAATAGCATCGTCTTTAATACGCACTTTATGATGCGTTTCATATTTTTCTTTGATACCACGAAGTATTGAAATAGCACTTTCGGTATCGGGTTCATCAATCATTACTTTTTGAAAACGTCTTTCAAGTGCTTTGTCTTTTTCAAAATACTTTTGATATTCGTCTAAAGTGGTTGCACCTATGGCACGTAGTTCGCCACGAGCCAAAGCAGGCTTTAAAATGTTAGCAGCATCCATGGCACCTTCGCCACCGCCAGCACCAACAAGCGTGTGAATTTCATCAATAAATAAGACAATATCACCTTCAGCAGAAGTAACTTCTTTCACCACTGATTTTAATCGTTCTTCAAATTCTCCTTTATACTTTGCACCAGCAATCAATGCACCCATATCTAAGGAATAAACAATTTTGTCTTTCAGATTTTCTGGAACGTCACCATCTACAATTCTATGTGCCAAACCTTCGGCAATGGCCGTTTTACCAACTCCAGGTTCACCTACCAGCATCGGGTTGTTTTTAGTTCTTCGAGTTAATATTTGCAACACTCTGCGAATTTCTTCATCACGACCAATAACTGGGTCTAATTTTCCTGTTCGGGCTAATTCATTGAGGTTTTTAGCATATTTGTTTAAAGAATTGTAATTGTCTTCCGCAGATGCAGAAGTAACTCGTTCGCCTTTACGCAATTCAGTAATGGCACTTTCTAATCCTTTTTCGGTTACACCTTGGTCTTTTAGAATTTGAGCCACTTTACTTTTTGATTTAAATATGGCTAGTAGTAAATGTTCAATCGAAGTATATTCGTCGTTCATTTTTTTAGCAATGATGTTTGCTTCATTAATTGTGTTGGCTGCTTCACGCGACATCATGATTTCGCTGCCTTGTGATTTTGCAAAGCTTTGAATAGTGCTGTCCAATACTTTTTTGAATAGTTCAACATTTACATTTAATTTTTTCAATATAAATGGTGTCACGTTTTCATCCACTTCAAGAATGGCTTTCATGATGTGCTCATTCTCCAATTGTGGATTACTATTTTCTTGTGCAATCTGCTGTGCGAGTTGCAAAGCTTCCTGCGATTTAATGGTTAAATTTTTTAAGTTCATCTATTTTTTCTCCTTTGTGTTGTTTAGAATAAAAGTTTTGAAAACTTCAATTCTTTAACGTCAATTTATGTTCCAATGTTAATTTCAGGTCAAAATGACTGATGATATTCTTAAATTTACTATTTTTCAAGTCAAAATGTCTTAAAATCAGTCAAAATGAGTTTTTTAAACAATCTTTTCGGAAAAAATAAAGCAGAAGAACTTCCAGATGTTTATTGGAGTTATTTAGAGCATGAGCAGCAATTAGAAGAAATAAATCAAACTTCTTTTCAAAAACCAGTAGTTATTTTTAAACATAGTACAGGTTGCGGTATAAGCAGAATGTCTTGGAATCAATTTCAAAAAGATTATAATATTCCTAATGATAAAATGGAATTATACTATTTGGATTTATTAGCCTATCGTTCAATCTCGAATGCCATTGCCGAAAAATATGGAGTAGAACATCAATCGCCACAAATATTGGTGATAAAAGATGGAGCGGTTGTTTTTCATACTTCACACGAAAGTATAGACGCTAAAGATTTAGAAGAATACGTTAACGATTAATCTTATTACTTTTTAGAATAATAATTTATTCTCTTTTCTTGTTCTTTTATAATAGTATTCAAATAAGGAGAAATTGCTTTTTGTAATTGTTCCTCTGAGATATTTAACACTTTTGGATTATCACTCAGAGCCAACCAAGGTTTTGGAGCATCAAAATCATAACTACCAAATACAAAAACGGGTGTTCCTTTTAATTTTACTTGTTGATCGTTTTCTAAAACCCATTCATCGGCAAATTTATAAAGCATTTTAGCATCTTTTTCCAACAAACGCAAACACGAATGAGAAGCAGGATAACCTGGTAATTCATATTCATGGAAACCAACTCCTAGTTTATTTTCGATATTAAAATTCCACTTCAATTCCCATTCATCATTAAAAGTACTTGTGGTTTCTTCAGCTTTCCAGTTGGTAAAAAACAATCCTGTTGGTGTTTTATCTTTTTCTTTTCCCATACTTGTCGGACCAACGTGAGTTAAAACTCCATATTCATAAGTTGCAAAAGATTGAGTTGCATAGGAGAATAAAATTATCTTTTTTACATTGTCCAGTGCAGAAACGTCAAAGGGAAATGGCATATAATAAGCAATGTCACCCGATGAATCGGTTGGAACTAAAATTGAATCTGACTTTTTAAGATTCGCTTCGTCCAATCGATTAACAGCTAATACAATATTTAAGGATTTTTGATTTTTATTGTTTTCTTTAAACCAATTAAGAGTTTTTTTGAAAGTATATATTATTTCGCTCGGTTTTACTCTTTCTACAATTGGTTTAT
The window above is part of the Flavobacterium sp. PMTSA4 genome. Proteins encoded here:
- a CDS encoding SRPBCC domain-containing protein — translated: MNTDVLEIKAAMQVGKPTAEVFEAIVNPEHMIQYFISESTGTMEEGKELIWKWPEFDFRCPIRVGKIEKNRYISYYWPVDDMELLVEIKLEALNHDTITLVTITEKSHPNNEKGLKWLSGNSFGWSNFLACLKAYLEYGINLRKGSFDFMKK
- a CDS encoding flavin reductase family protein; protein product: MTFNPEVVDNSTLYKLLTGTVIPRPIGWISTVDENGINNLAPFSYFNMVSSEPPCVMFSTRRDNNQNKDTLNNVLKTGQFVANLVSVDIAEQMNTTSAPVAPNVDEFQLAGVTPVDSLLIAPKRVKESKVNFECEMVHHHFIKDKNGNETACVVIGEIKMIHIDDAILTENNHINMEVYQPVARLAGSFYGTLGELFSIKRAT
- a CDS encoding GNAT family N-acetyltransferase, giving the protein MSNIKIHKISISDLEQLQKIGRQTFKETFSESNSEENMKTYLEEGFSKEKLTAELNNKDSEFYFATLEKEVIGYLKINFGESQTELKDNKALEIERIYVSKEFHGKSVGQLLYDKAIEVAKQKGSEYVWLGVWEENPRAINFYKKNGFVEFDKHIFKLGNDEQTDIMMKMKL
- a CDS encoding VOC family protein, with the translated sequence MKTSKFIFAVVLVLGLTISCTNSNQKDKTENTINQTNVMNDTEKNNIPQKITPCLWVEKDAKAVAEYYLSIFKDGKLKEYHQYQNPPESGVDSSFDTAVIEIAGVEFSILAAGPMFKFNEAISIVINCKDQAEVDYYWDALTKNGGQESSCGWCKDKYGLSWQVVPVEYFDLINSKDAAVREKAMKNTFKQKKLILSELK
- a CDS encoding SRPBCC family protein, with the translated sequence MNNLLFDFKVDQSTGTVVVEREFDAALSLVWDAFTKQEILDQWWAPKPYESRTKAMEFKVGGRRFYAMVSPEGNEMWQLQEYKSITPKTNFKFFSVFADKDENPNLPGSDWDLNFSEQNGITKVSITIKNDSIERMQRMIEMGFKEGFTMTLTYLSELLSNLKK
- a CDS encoding ArsR/SmtB family transcription factor, with the protein product MRRDIFQAIADPTRRVIITLIATQAMTPNAIADNFNSTRQAVSKHLRILTECDLVKQEQKGREIYYSLEIDKMKEIDKWIEQFRTIWETKFNQLDDVLATIKKDKNE
- a CDS encoding ClpXP adapter SpxH family protein, whose translation is MQEQNNPLLCNPESGICEIPSDKSTATESNIEKSEKKPVKIIYYTDPICSSCWGIEPQLRKLKSEYGNNIEIEYRMGGLLPDWSYNSGGISKPSDVAHHWDKVSIYYDMPIDGNVWLEDPLPSSYPPSIAFKAAQMQNQEKAILFLREIREMVFLQKKNITKWEYLELAAKNVGLNTEKFKTDYEGKAKELFNEDLNLGRQLGVRGFPTMFFTNASGNTEMVYGSKPYTAFENALIKLYPEASKTNYNKTWASLFAKHHSLTAKEFSELSETPRNESEKILNDLTIKGNLEKLTTKNGSIWMLKNSTR
- a CDS encoding winged helix-turn-helix transcriptional regulator; its protein translation is MTTKKDTVDSQTCPAQGLLKLLSGKWKPEIFRLAVEGPLRFSSLLRQIEGSNKQTLSVALKELEEVGMLEKVVIRQKPLHIEYNLTEKGMSLVPVFKQLESF
- the clpB gene encoding ATP-dependent chaperone ClpB, which produces MNLKNLTIKSQEALQLAQQIAQENSNPQLENEHIMKAILEVDENVTPFILKKLNVNVELFKKVLDSTIQSFAKSQGSEIMMSREAANTINEANIIAKKMNDEYTSIEHLLLAIFKSKSKVAQILKDQGVTEKGLESAITELRKGERVTSASAEDNYNSLNKYAKNLNELARTGKLDPVIGRDEEIRRVLQILTRRTKNNPMLVGEPGVGKTAIAEGLAHRIVDGDVPENLKDKIVYSLDMGALIAGAKYKGEFEERLKSVVKEVTSAEGDIVLFIDEIHTLVGAGGGEGAMDAANILKPALARGELRAIGATTLDEYQKYFEKDKALERRFQKVMIDEPDTESAISILRGIKEKYETHHKVRIKDDAIIAAVELSQRYITNRFLPDKAIDLMDEAASKLRMEINSKPEELDVLDRKIMQLEIEIEAIKRENDETKLKGLGLDLANLKEERNEIFAKWKSEKDVVDNIQNVKQQIEDFKLEAEQAERNGDYGKVAELRYGKIKEAQEQLDVYQKQLAENQAGTSLIKEEVTREDIAEVVAKWTGVPVMKMLQGEREKLLRLEDELHKRVIGQEEAIEAISDAVRRSRAGLQDVKKPIGSFLFLGTTGVGKTELAKALAEYLFDDENAMTRIDMSEYQERHSVSRLVGAPPGYVGYDEGGQLTEAVRRKPYSVVLLDEIEKAHPDTFNILLQVLDEGRLTDNKGRVADFKNTIIIMTSNMGSHIIQEKFENLKGSVEAATEAAKVEVLGLLKQTVRPEFINRIDEIVMFTPLSNENILEIVGLQLHSVTKMLAQQNITMDATPEAIDYLAMKGYDPHFGARPVKRVIQREVLNQLSKEILAGNITTDSIILLDSFDGKLVFRNQTEMVE
- the ytxJ gene encoding bacillithiol system redox-active protein YtxJ; translated protein: MSFLNNLFGKNKAEELPDVYWSYLEHEQQLEEINQTSFQKPVVIFKHSTGCGISRMSWNQFQKDYNIPNDKMELYYLDLLAYRSISNAIAEKYGVEHQSPQILVIKDGAVVFHTSHESIDAKDLEEYVND
- a CDS encoding L,D-transpeptidase, encoding MKNSIKIFVFLFVLLTFSCNKNEETKNENKPIVERVKPSEIIYTFKKTLNWFKENNKNQKSLNIVLAVNRLDEANLKKSDSILVPTDSSGDIAYYMPFPFDVSALDNVKKIILFSYATQSFATYEYGVLTHVGPTSMGKEKDKTPTGLFFTNWKAEETTSTFNDEWELKWNFNIENKLGVGFHEYELPGYPASHSCLRLLEKDAKMLYKFADEWVLENDQQVKLKGTPVFVFGSYDFDAPKPWLALSDNPKVLNISEEQLQKAISPYLNTIIKEQEKRINYYSKK